The Mesorhizobium sp. AR02 genomic interval AGGCAACAAAAAAGCGGAGCCAAAGCCCCGCTTCCTCGATATCGAGATTGCCGCCGGTTCATCCGCGGTCGGCCAATCGATCGACACTCGCTTTCTATCGCATCTATGCGACGGGAGTACGACAGGCTCCTTGACCGCGATCCTCGCGGTTCAGGCCCGTTCAATCCGGCACTGGTAGCAGTTGTTGCGCGCCGAACGGACATGCACATAGGCGATGTCGTCACGTTCGAACAGCGTCTCGGCTCGCGCCGCAATTGCCTCGGTCGCGATGACCCCGCCGCTGCCATAGACGATGCGATCATCCCTGCCATAACCGCGCACGATGTAGTCTGGGCTTTCGAGGACCTCGGGAAGCACTTCGGTCTCAGTGGCGCGCTCGCATTCTTCAGCATGCAGGAAGATCGGCCCGGTTTCCGCATAGGGCTGAAGGTTCGGGAACGGCCGATAGGCGAGAGTAAGGTAGGCGTCGCCGGCTGCGATGTTCTTCAGACAGTGCCGGCAAGGCATGCCGTCGCCGTCAGAGATTTTCCGCTCTGGCGTGCGGCCGTAGGCATCGGGGCCACCGCGCTGCAGGGCTCTGACATGTTCGGTGGGTAGTGCCTTGAACTGAATGGTCATCGTGAAAATCTCCGGTGTTGTCGACCGGAAGTTATGTGCACGGGCCAATGCTTCCCACCCGATTCCTGCCAAGAGATCGAGGGACCGATCCGATATCGGTGATCAGTCCCTTCGTGATGGCGCCAAAATCGATGAAATACGCCGGCTAAATAAATGCCGGCCGCCCCAAATCACCGGATAAAATCGTCAAAGCGCCGCAGCGTCACCCTGCGGTTCTGCCAGTTTTCGTTCTGCGTCGGCACGAGCAGGAACTCCTCGCCGTAACCCACGGTTTCCAAGGCATAGCTGGGCACACCGAATTCGCGCACCAGCGTGCGTTTCAACGAAGCGGCGCGTTGTTCAGACAGGATCTGGTTCGACTGGAAGGAGCCGACGGCATCGGTATGCCCCTCGATCAGCACACGGGCACCGCGATCGCGACGCAAGATGCGTTGCAGTGCATCGGCGATGGTCTCGATCTTGTCGTATTGCGAACTGGAAATGGCGGCCGAGCCGAAGGCGAAATTGATCGACTGGATGTCGATCGAGCGCGCCATGCGGCGCAAATCGGGCCGGCGCTTGAATTCGCGGATGGTGACGCGCTCGTTTGGCCGCAACTTCACCCGCGGTGCGGCTTCGAGCTTGCGCTCGATCGTCGCGGCCGAAGGCGTCGTCGCCTGGGCGGCGGCAAGGCTCGGCATGGCAATCGCTGCAATCAGCGCGGCGGCCAGTGTACGGCGTGTCA includes:
- a CDS encoding DUF1203 domain-containing protein, whose translation is MTIQFKALPTEHVRALQRGGPDAYGRTPERKISDGDGMPCRHCLKNIAAGDAYLTLAYRPFPNLQPYAETGPIFLHAEECERATETEVLPEVLESPDYIVRGYGRDDRIVYGSGGVIATEAIAARAETLFERDDIAYVHVRSARNNCYQCRIERA
- a CDS encoding OmpA family protein, with the protein product MLTRRTLAAALIAAIAMPSLAAAQATTPSAATIERKLEAAPRVKLRPNERVTIREFKRRPDLRRMARSIDIQSINFAFGSAAISSSQYDKIETIADALQRILRRDRGARVLIEGHTDAVGSFQSNQILSEQRAASLKRTLVREFGVPSYALETVGYGEEFLLVPTQNENWQNRRVTLRRFDDFIR